The Thermasporomyces composti region CATGGTGTGCGCTGAGTCCACCTGCTCTTTGATCTCTTCGTATACTTGCTTCTGTTGGCGATATACATAGTTGGCGGTTTCAAGATCGTAATATTCGGAGTGCCCGGGTGGGTAAACCTGGAGTTGGGGTGGCCAGATACAGCCTTCCTCGATCCTCAGTCCTATCCTCCGGGCGGTATCCGTTGCCCACTCGACGCGACTTTGCGCCAGCTCCAGTACATCAGCGATGCGATCAAGCAACCGGGCACGCGCCCTGACCGCGTCGGAGAACTGGTTGATCTTGACTAGCCCGGCACTGAGCCTTTCTCCGAAAAGCCGACCAGCAGAATCATCCCATGAATCCAGTCGATTGCACAAGATGTACCCGACCGCCCTAGACGCCTCGTCGACGAGAGGGGCTAGAGTGTTACGGAACCAGTCCGCGACTGCTCGAATACTCGCCGGATCACCGCCCAGTGTGATGGTAGGAGCCTCACCCATGGCACCCCTTTCTGATGATCACTTGCTTTCGGCGATGGTTTCCCACGCATCACGGACCTCAGGGTCCCAGTGAGGATGGTGGAAGGGCAACATCGCGATACTGTAGCCCAGATTTTTCATGAGTTTCTTGTTCTTTTCTTCGACTTTTCGATAGGCCTTTGCGACCCGATCAAGTTTGTGCGCTGCGGCCTCTAGGCGAAGAATGAGATGCACGTACTGGGCGACGGTAGCCTCGACCATGTCTTCTACTAGCGGCGTGAACGGCCCAGCATCAACGTACTCCGGTCTCCTGCGCTCGGCACCTGTGTCGAGCTCGGATGCAGCCTCCTCGAGAAGCTGGCTCCATCGCTCAATCTGACCAGAATCGAAGTGCACTTCACCGTAGAAGGGCGTGTTGATTGACATCGCGGCCCCTCCATTCACCGCAAACTCTGGAAAGCCTCGCCCGGAAGTCAACGCGGTAAGCGACATTGCCATCGCCGATGGTAGTCACCAAGTTTCAGGCGCATTCGTTGTCCACAGGCCTGCCCACGCCTCGCCAGGACTTCCTGTGAGCTTGGACACACGAGGGGTTCTGCGCGAGCCGGCGTTCGGTTCAGTCAGACGTCCGCTGCTGGACGGATTTGGTGCTGGCGACGTCAGAGCGTGCGGCGGTGGCGGGGCGAAGGAAACGTACTCACCCCGATCCGTCTCGCGCATGGCGAGAACCTCGTCGATCCCATTCGCCTTGCCAGGCCAGTGCTCTCGAAACCGTCCGACCTCACAGCAGCCAGTCGCGCCACCGTCGTCCTGCGCACGCGGACGTCACCGTGACCGCGGCATGACCTCAACCACCCGAGCGTCGCCGACCGGCCCGGCGACGGTAGGTGCCCGGACTCTCGCCGATGATGGCGCTGTAGCGGCGGGTGAAGTGGGCTTGGTCGGCGAAGCCCAGCGCGGCGGCCACGTCGGCCAGCGAGGTGTCGGGATGCTCGCGCAGGACGTGAGCGGCCTGGCGCAACCGGCGGCGGTCGATGAGCCACTTCGCCGTCACGCCGACACGTTCGCTCAGCGCACGATTGAGTGTCCGCACAGCCATCCCGAGGCGCGCGGCGAGGTCGTCCACCGTGAGGACGCTGTCGTCGCTCTCGGCGACCTGACAGATCTCGTTGACGAGCCGTCCGGTCGCGTCGATTCGTTCCGCGTGAGGGCGGAGCCATTCCTCAACCAACGAGCACGCGACGCTCGCCGCGTCGCCCGCCATGTGCGCTCGTACGACGGTCCACGGCCCTCCCGGCAGGGGTTCGTGGCCGTCCACCAGCGCACGAGGTCGCGTCGACGCGAGCACCGCGGTGGCGGCCGGTTGCAGAAGGACTCCGAGGACCCAGGAGCGTCCACGTAGCTCGCGAGTGAACACACGCGACGCCGGGCCGTACAGCGCCGCCTCATCTGAGGTGAC contains the following coding sequences:
- a CDS encoding AraC family transcriptional regulator, whose translation is MRTPSRRRVPDVLNISATVASRRPRGHLDPDDEALRIERLPVSPDLSDLARHVWIGRWDVPDGQVRRHRVLPYPGCNLVVTSDEAALYGPASRVFTRELRGRSWVLGVLLQPAATAVLASTRPRALVDGHEPLPGGPWTVVRAHMAGDAASVACSLVEEWLRPHAERIDATGRLVNEICQVAESDDSVLTVDDLAARLGMAVRTLNRALSERVGVTAKWLIDRRRLRQAAHVLREHPDTSLADVAAALGFADQAHFTRRYSAIIGESPGTYRRRAGRRRSGG